Proteins encoded by one window of Blautia faecicola:
- a CDS encoding chromate transporter, translating into MIYLQLFFSFLQIGMFSFGGGYAAMPLIQEQVVSRHGWLDMGEFTNLITISQMTPGPIAINSATFVGTKIAGIPGAVVSTVGCILPSCILVTLLAWLYLKYQKMDLLQSVLQSLRPAVVAMIASAGVSILVSAFWNGADVIALADTRWTMVGIFVICLILLRKTKWNPVLVMALAGVLKLLTAIAGIG; encoded by the coding sequence ATGATTTATCTTCAGTTATTTTTCAGTTTTCTTCAGATCGGCATGTTCAGCTTCGGAGGCGGTTATGCCGCGATGCCGTTAATTCAGGAACAGGTGGTGAGCCGTCACGGATGGCTGGACATGGGAGAATTCACCAATCTGATCACCATTTCCCAGATGACACCGGGTCCCATCGCGATCAATTCCGCAACCTTTGTCGGAACCAAGATCGCCGGAATCCCGGGAGCAGTGGTTTCCACAGTGGGATGTATTCTGCCTTCATGCATTTTGGTAACGTTACTTGCCTGGCTGTACCTGAAATATCAGAAAATGGATCTGTTGCAGAGCGTCTTACAGTCTCTGCGACCGGCTGTCGTGGCGATGATCGCGTCTGCGGGCGTATCAATTCTGGTATCTGCCTTCTGGAACGGGGCGGATGTCATCGCACTGGCGGACACCCGCTGGACGATGGTGGGAATCTTTGTGATCTGCCTGATCCTTCTTCGGAAAACAAAATGGAACCCGGTACTTGTGATGGCACTGGCAGGAGTGCTGAAGCTGCTGACGGCGATTGCGGGGATCGGATAA
- a CDS encoding SLC13 family permease has protein sequence MKRVIVYLKRETVLCIAVFLAVISMFFVRPDRAYAEYIDTRVLALLFCLMTIMEGFKKTGLFEQMANTLLKKVHTFRQLMLVLVGLCFFCSMWITNDVALLTFVPFTILVLRMAKLDQRMIPVITMETIAANLGSMATPVGNPQNLYLYSVSGMSALSFVKVMGPLSLVSLLLLIGGCLLQKNESMQIEQIRRKTKKNKTAENLILLFLFFVSLATVLHVLSWPVLLGITLLICLFLFGSGKEEFLPLRVDYSLLLTFVAFFVFIGNMGRIPIVKELLIKVLEGHELILGFVASQVISNVPAAILLSGFTTDYPMLLRGVNIGGLGTLIASLASLISYKFYVQESEKNETAGTKGQYFRYFTVWNIVFAIVLLAVNVIV, from the coding sequence ATGAAGAGAGTAATTGTATATTTAAAAAGAGAAACCGTGCTTTGTATCGCGGTTTTTCTTGCTGTTATTTCCATGTTTTTTGTCAGACCGGACCGAGCTTATGCAGAATATATTGACACCAGAGTACTGGCTTTATTGTTTTGTCTGATGACGATCATGGAGGGATTTAAGAAGACTGGGTTATTTGAACAGATGGCGAATACACTGCTGAAAAAGGTACACACTTTCCGGCAGTTGATGCTGGTTCTGGTGGGACTTTGTTTTTTCTGCTCTATGTGGATTACCAATGATGTGGCACTTCTGACTTTTGTGCCGTTTACGATTCTGGTGCTGCGTATGGCAAAACTGGATCAGCGGATGATTCCGGTGATTACCATGGAGACGATAGCTGCCAATCTTGGAAGTATGGCAACTCCGGTGGGTAATCCGCAGAATCTGTATTTGTATTCCGTCTCCGGAATGTCTGCTCTGTCCTTTGTAAAGGTCATGGGACCTTTGTCACTGGTATCTTTGCTTCTTCTGATCGGGGGCTGTCTGTTACAGAAGAATGAAAGTATGCAGATAGAACAGATCAGGAGAAAAACCAAAAAGAACAAAACAGCTGAAAATCTGATTTTGCTCTTCCTTTTTTTCGTAAGTCTGGCAACGGTTTTACATGTGCTGTCCTGGCCAGTGCTTCTGGGAATTACACTTCTGATTTGTCTGTTCCTTTTCGGAAGTGGAAAAGAAGAATTTTTACCGCTGAGAGTAGATTATAGTCTGCTTCTTACTTTTGTTGCATTTTTTGTATTTATCGGAAATATGGGGCGGATTCCAATCGTAAAAGAACTCCTGATAAAAGTGCTGGAAGGACATGAACTTATTCTTGGTTTTGTTGCCAGCCAGGTCATCAGCAATGTTCCGGCGGCTATTTTACTTTCCGGTTTTACTACAGACTATCCTATGCTTCTCCGGGGAGTGAATATTGGAGGTCTGGGAACCCTGATCGCTTCCCTGGCAAGTCTGATCTCTTATAAATTTTATGTACAGGAAAGTGAAAAGAATGAAACAGCTGGTACAAAAGGGCAATATTTTCGGTATTTTACGGTATGGAATATAGTCTTTGCAATTGTGCTGTTGGCAGTGAACGTTATAGTATAA
- a CDS encoding transglutaminase domain-containing protein, which produces METYYYNHMNKTQQSAYHNILQGFQNMADEILLPRLEQEELYNVFFQLRLDHPEIFWATGFRYKYYQDSPNLIFVPEYLFEKNKVKEHQRAMQARVEKLVRPVKDKSEWEKEKFVHDFICENVRYDKLKKAYSHEIIGPLGQGVGVCEGIAKAVKVLCDALGLWCMIVICGNNPEKGIKYRHTWNIVKLGGKYYHMDVTFDNSLSHNGIRYDYFNLDDKNIFRDHEPLIAPAPHCTDGDHFYYREKKLSFTKQEDVYKRALQTAKKGRVFTFHWRGGYLTREILGELLELIRKAGKEKQKSARISLNWPQAVLCFDYVEDQGQPETEVTLEEANEGEME; this is translated from the coding sequence ATCGAAACATATTATTATAACCACATGAACAAAACGCAGCAGTCTGCCTACCATAATATCCTTCAGGGATTTCAGAACATGGCAGATGAGATCTTACTTCCACGTCTGGAGCAGGAAGAACTCTACAATGTGTTTTTTCAGCTCCGTCTGGATCACCCAGAGATCTTCTGGGCGACGGGATTTCGCTACAAATATTATCAGGATTCCCCGAATCTGATCTTTGTGCCGGAATATCTGTTTGAGAAAAATAAAGTAAAAGAACACCAGCGCGCCATGCAGGCGAGAGTAGAAAAGCTGGTGCGTCCGGTAAAGGATAAGTCCGAGTGGGAAAAAGAAAAATTTGTCCACGACTTTATATGCGAGAATGTCCGGTATGATAAATTAAAGAAAGCCTATTCCCATGAGATCATCGGACCGCTGGGACAGGGTGTGGGTGTTTGCGAGGGGATTGCCAAGGCAGTAAAAGTTTTGTGCGATGCACTGGGGCTCTGGTGTATGATCGTTATCTGCGGCAACAACCCGGAAAAAGGGATCAAATACCGCCACACCTGGAATATCGTAAAACTGGGTGGCAAATATTATCACATGGATGTCACCTTTGACAATTCCCTGAGTCACAATGGCATCCGTTACGACTACTTCAATCTGGATGACAAAAATATCTTCCGGGATCACGAACCGCTGATCGCACCGGCTCCACACTGTACGGATGGGGATCACTTCTATTATAGGGAAAAGAAACTGTCCTTCACGAAGCAGGAGGATGTGTATAAGCGAGCATTACAGACTGCAAAAAAAGGTCGAGTGTTTACTTTTCACTGGCGTGGAGGATATCTCACCCGGGAGATCCTCGGAGAACTTCTGGAACTGATCCGGAAAGCCGGAAAAGAAAAACAGAAAAGTGCCCGTATCAGCCTGAACTGGCCACAGGCGGTCCTGTGTTTCGATTATGTGGAAGATCAGGGACAGCCGGAAACGGAAGTGACACTGGAAGAGGCGAATGAAGGGGAAATGGAATAA
- a CDS encoding sensor histidine kinase, producing MKGKGIHSRSIFVQLVVFSLLASLVPILIISIFLFYKLDSTAQEETKDYHEQITSQYMKNIEEKLQQYRNSLEVIANNTVILKTLTDETMNPYDRGEVVSQEVDNSLLLEMQSEVRNCMVYSRVQNCKVYGSRASMMQQASREVWYLQDRAMEDDWFSYFALNDSEPILSLVKDIEELDTEHLSRSQLGIIKLDVAMKRLFVPAVTEKDESATYDVIVYKNEGKDAKILYQTVKNNGSEILKKYWEDTVTEKDGGNSSGQISTYTVDGQTLEDYGVNLLFLFDNRDSWQKRVEIIEAILPLLLLLSVTVTGLIYWYSKDFSSRVELLVKKFRRAETGDLSVSEEIGGDDEIAVLDKQFNRMLGKLDQLIKTNYVQKLENKEAQLKNLQLQINPHFLYNTLETISSIAAVKQVFIVCDICGKLGEIFRYSLGKDYGELVPLEQEIAHIKNYMFIQEIRHGGRLQVFYNIDVDAMHVYIPRFILQPIVENAISHGLGNLTSVGTLEISAFEKKDRLYIRIEDDGEGMEPEKVAEIIRFINTAKPVEGKKNIGIRNVNQRIKLACGEEYGIIIESTPYQGSRFTIQLPIIREGEKNET from the coding sequence ATGAAAGGAAAAGGAATACATTCAAGATCGATTTTTGTACAGCTGGTAGTATTTTCGCTGCTTGCCAGTCTGGTTCCGATCTTGATTATCAGTATATTTTTGTTTTATAAGCTGGACAGTACGGCACAAGAGGAGACAAAGGATTATCATGAGCAGATTACTTCGCAGTATATGAAAAATATCGAGGAAAAACTTCAGCAGTACCGAAACAGTCTGGAAGTGATCGCCAATAATACGGTGATTCTGAAAACACTGACGGATGAGACAATGAATCCGTATGACAGAGGAGAAGTGGTCAGCCAGGAGGTAGATAACTCTCTTTTGCTGGAGATGCAGAGCGAAGTGAGAAACTGTATGGTCTATTCCAGAGTGCAAAATTGTAAAGTATATGGCAGCCGGGCATCGATGATGCAACAGGCGAGCAGGGAAGTATGGTATTTACAGGATAGGGCGATGGAAGATGACTGGTTTTCGTATTTTGCCCTGAACGATTCGGAACCGATTCTGTCACTGGTGAAGGATATCGAAGAACTGGATACGGAACATCTGAGCCGCTCGCAGCTGGGAATCATAAAACTGGATGTGGCGATGAAGCGTTTATTTGTACCGGCGGTAACGGAGAAGGACGAGAGTGCCACCTATGATGTCATCGTTTATAAAAACGAGGGAAAAGATGCGAAGATTCTGTATCAGACGGTGAAGAATAATGGAAGCGAGATCTTAAAAAAGTACTGGGAAGACACAGTTACGGAAAAGGATGGTGGAAATTCCAGCGGACAGATTTCTACTTATACGGTAGATGGTCAGACGTTGGAAGATTACGGAGTGAATCTTCTGTTTTTATTTGATAATCGGGATTCGTGGCAGAAGCGGGTGGAGATCATAGAAGCGATTCTTCCGTTGCTGCTTCTTCTGAGCGTGACCGTTACCGGATTGATCTACTGGTACAGCAAGGACTTTTCTTCCCGTGTGGAACTTCTGGTAAAAAAATTCCGCCGTGCGGAAACCGGGGATCTGTCTGTGAGTGAAGAAATCGGCGGTGACGATGAGATCGCTGTGCTTGACAAGCAGTTTAATCGGATGCTTGGAAAGCTGGATCAGCTGATCAAGACGAATTATGTGCAGAAGCTGGAAAATAAAGAGGCACAGTTGAAAAACCTGCAGTTGCAGATCAATCCGCATTTTCTGTACAATACACTAGAAACGATCAGTTCCATCGCGGCGGTGAAGCAGGTATTTATCGTGTGCGATATCTGTGGAAAGCTGGGGGAAATCTTCCGGTACAGTCTGGGAAAAGATTATGGAGAGCTGGTTCCGCTGGAACAGGAGATTGCACATATTAAAAATTATATGTTTATCCAGGAGATTCGCCATGGGGGCAGATTACAGGTATTTTATAATATTGATGTAGATGCGATGCATGTATATATTCCAAGGTTTATCCTGCAGCCGATCGTGGAAAATGCGATTTCTCACGGGCTGGGGAATCTGACCAGTGTCGGAACGCTGGAAATCTCTGCATTTGAAAAGAAAGACCGGCTGTATATCCGGATCGAGGATGACGGAGAAGGCATGGAACCGGAAAAAGTAGCAGAGATCATACGGTTTATCAATACTGCAAAACCGGTGGAAGGAAAGAAAAATATAGGAATCCGCAATGTGAACCAGAGAATCAAACTGGCATGTGGAGAAGAGTACGGAATCATTATTGAGAGTACTCCGTATCAGGGAAGTCGTTTTACCATACAACTGCCGATCATAAGAGAAGGAGAAAAAAATGAGACATAA
- a CDS encoding response regulator transcription factor, whose product MRHNVLIVDDEQLIRQGLWARIEYLGIDVDEIFEEDNGLMALGIQEEHPIDLVITDIRMPDMDGLELIQKMQEKNNQIKFIVLSGYAEFSYAETAIRLGVKAYLLKPVSNDDLKDAFDKAYKEMEQTASIRQEVQMKKRMDREKHVYQQEKALNALFSSRETSVITREQLCVICGCDENMWGTEQVFYLAVLHINKESFEHQRFRPVDHELVRFTIRNIFEEIDAQCEKLLVNSLSDGRQLYGIFTLNDKKKLRMEVERIFLRMRSVLEKKMGIYLTVGVSRCCSQVQGKEAAEARQALKQQIIYGKANIYFYEDIRILDEQEFPVSQLHLLEQYMEHNEIFKVKNLVQEIFSEELVKKYGSAYLRIMWIRILNILLHHYDRRGRNAAEIEKLLQSYNLPDQIQSIQEIRQKIVEMVMECVSTESVTDANARSKIQMAVGYIQEHFGENLTVNDLAEHYGMSPNYFSSMFKKEMSRSAVNYITELRINQARELLYHSELSVVDISKKVGYEDSQYFFRVFKKYLGMTPLQYREESRK is encoded by the coding sequence ATGAGACATAATGTATTGATCGTGGATGATGAACAGCTGATTCGCCAGGGATTATGGGCGCGAATCGAGTATCTGGGAATTGATGTGGATGAAATTTTTGAGGAGGACAACGGTCTGATGGCATTGGGGATCCAGGAAGAGCATCCGATCGATCTGGTAATCACAGATATCCGAATGCCGGATATGGATGGTCTGGAACTGATTCAAAAGATGCAGGAGAAAAATAACCAGATCAAGTTCATTGTGCTCAGCGGTTATGCAGAATTCAGTTATGCGGAGACAGCGATCCGGCTGGGTGTAAAGGCGTATCTTCTGAAACCGGTATCAAATGATGATCTGAAGGATGCGTTTGATAAGGCGTATAAAGAGATGGAGCAGACGGCAAGTATTCGACAGGAAGTACAGATGAAAAAACGGATGGATCGGGAAAAACATGTGTATCAGCAGGAGAAAGCACTGAATGCACTCTTTTCCAGCCGGGAAACCAGTGTGATCACAAGAGAACAGCTCTGTGTAATCTGTGGATGTGATGAGAACATGTGGGGAACGGAACAGGTATTTTATCTGGCAGTGCTGCACATCAACAAGGAAAGCTTTGAACATCAGAGGTTTCGTCCGGTGGATCATGAACTGGTACGTTTTACGATCCGCAATATTTTTGAGGAGATCGATGCACAGTGTGAAAAACTTCTGGTCAACAGTCTGTCGGATGGCAGGCAGCTGTATGGGATCTTTACGCTAAATGATAAGAAAAAGCTGCGGATGGAAGTGGAACGGATCTTTCTTCGGATGCGCTCCGTGCTGGAAAAGAAGATGGGAATTTATCTGACCGTCGGTGTCAGCCGGTGTTGCAGTCAGGTGCAGGGAAAGGAAGCGGCAGAGGCGAGACAGGCGCTAAAGCAGCAGATCATCTATGGAAAAGCAAATATTTATTTTTATGAGGATATCAGGATCCTGGACGAACAGGAATTTCCGGTATCACAGCTGCATCTGCTGGAACAGTATATGGAGCACAATGAGATCTTTAAGGTGAAGAATCTGGTGCAGGAGATTTTTTCAGAGGAACTGGTGAAAAAATACGGCAGCGCCTATCTGCGGATCATGTGGATCCGGATTCTGAATATTTTGCTGCATCACTATGACCGAAGAGGAAGAAATGCGGCGGAGATCGAAAAATTGCTGCAAAGTTACAATCTTCCCGATCAGATCCAGTCGATCCAGGAGATCCGGCAGAAGATCGTGGAGATGGTGATGGAGTGTGTATCCACGGAAAGCGTCACCGATGCCAATGCCAGAAGCAAGATCCAGATGGCGGTCGGTTATATTCAGGAGCATTTCGGGGAGAACCTGACGGTCAATGACCTGGCGGAACATTATGGGATGAGTCCGAATTATTTTTCGTCGATGTTTAAGAAAGAGATGAGCCGGTCGGCGGTAAATTATATTACGGAGCTGCGGATCAACCAGGCGAGGGAACTGCTGTATCACTCGGAACTGAGTGTGGTGGATATCTCGAAAAAAGTGGGATACGAGGACAGCCAGTATTTCTTCCGGGTATTTAAAAAGTACCTGGGAATGACACCGTTACAGTACCGGGAAGAGAGCAGAAAATAG
- a CDS encoding MFS transporter, with protein MEEKTFMREGKGKETMKRMRRIESPKVAQLLFLLCWFAYFTSYIGRLNYSSAMTAMIQEAVLTKSRAGFISMVYFFAYGIGQFCNGMLGDRFHPGKMIFTGLAIAAGANLCMGFVSGFGAMSVVWGINGYAQAMIWPPVIRIFAEMVSREQKMKFCVNIVSSQVVGTLASYLLAAVVMWLIGWRAVFGAAAICLCVMAVIWILGFGKIEKCGKDPEEETADVDNDESTAANTVNAGQQAWRGSGILMVLFPVLIHGMLKDGVTTWVPTYITETFLTSPAFSILVTTVLPIVNLTGAYLAQYLYQKCKKQEAVAAVWLFLIAVLALTGIWIGKDTSMILTIVLFAMTTASMMGVNTIFVNFFPLRYETIGKVSTVSGFMNGMAYVGTAVSTFTIGVLVEQKGWNVTIGSWVVMTFLALVVCMLGRKKFS; from the coding sequence ATGGAAGAGAAAACTTTCATGAGAGAGGGAAAGGGAAAAGAAACTATGAAACGAATGAGAAGAATTGAAAGTCCGAAGGTCGCGCAGCTGCTGTTTTTACTGTGCTGGTTTGCTTATTTTACCTCCTATATCGGACGGCTGAATTATTCGTCAGCGATGACGGCGATGATTCAGGAGGCGGTTCTGACGAAGAGCCGGGCGGGATTTATCAGTATGGTATATTTTTTCGCCTATGGGATCGGACAGTTCTGTAACGGGATGTTAGGTGACAGGTTTCACCCGGGAAAGATGATCTTTACTGGTCTTGCGATCGCAGCAGGGGCAAATCTGTGTATGGGATTTGTCAGCGGTTTCGGAGCGATGTCAGTGGTCTGGGGAATCAACGGCTACGCACAGGCAATGATCTGGCCGCCGGTGATCCGGATCTTCGCAGAGATGGTAAGCCGGGAACAGAAGATGAAGTTCTGCGTCAATATCGTATCCTCGCAGGTGGTAGGAACGCTGGCTTCGTATCTGCTGGCGGCAGTGGTGATGTGGCTGATCGGATGGAGAGCCGTGTTCGGCGCGGCAGCGATCTGTCTGTGTGTGATGGCAGTTATCTGGATCCTCGGGTTTGGAAAGATCGAAAAATGTGGAAAAGATCCGGAGGAAGAAACGGCAGATGTGGATAACGATGAGTCTACAGCTGCAAATACGGTAAATGCAGGACAGCAGGCATGGCGTGGTTCCGGCATCCTGATGGTATTATTCCCGGTGCTCATCCACGGCATGTTAAAGGACGGAGTGACGACATGGGTTCCGACATATATTACGGAGACTTTCCTCACTTCTCCGGCATTTTCCATTCTGGTGACCACCGTACTTCCGATCGTCAACCTGACAGGAGCCTATCTGGCGCAGTATCTGTATCAGAAATGCAAAAAACAGGAGGCAGTCGCAGCCGTCTGGCTGTTTCTGATCGCGGTGCTGGCTCTGACGGGCATCTGGATCGGAAAAGATACTTCAATGATCCTGACGATTGTACTGTTTGCGATGACAACAGCATCTATGATGGGTGTCAACACGATATTTGTCAACTTCTTCCCGCTTCGCTATGAGACGATCGGAAAGGTATCCACAGTGTCCGGTTTCATGAACGGCATGGCATACGTGGGAACGGCAGTATCTACCTTTACGATCGGTGTTCTGGTAGAACAGAAAGGCTGGAACGTGACGATCGGAAGCTGGGTCGTGATGACGTTTTTGGCACTGGTGGTTTGTATGCTGGGGAGAAAGAAATTTTCGTAG
- a CDS encoding RHS repeat domain-containing protein, which yields MLGKSPAIYTKTKDEKYEEETGLLAEVTDPSGNVTSYAYDAADQLTGVTDDTGQIQYSYENDELRQIQINDPESGTIYRFENDEFGNTKATYVGDRCLVSQTYEEKNGNLLAETYGNGYVYQYTYDDMDRVTGIRLTDPSGEEYRLYEYAYDREGNLAVVRDIREERGEETIETRYFYDLSGRLVYYRNDRDNRAIGVTSGECTEAVFYDGLGRVVAKALGKIFEQRIRYGYREGADGSQSDQLEQFVWEGVHINYQYDANGNITQITDGKGKIQYTYDTRNQLIREDREADRQTITYAYDKNGNLLRKNQYEYQPEATMETLASATPSETKIYRYEGNWKDQLTSYNGETIAYDAMGNPTVYRGMEMGWKNSSELTEIVKDQTTIRHRYDKEGMRNRKYLSDGTTVLYQVQDGQIIGEQHLREDQEKPLYEMTFSYDADGTRREM from the coding sequence ATGTTAGGAAAATCACCGGCAATATATACAAAAACAAAAGATGAAAAGTATGAGGAGGAGACCGGACTGCTCGCAGAAGTAACGGATCCCAGCGGCAACGTAACAAGTTATGCTTACGATGCGGCAGACCAGCTGACCGGTGTGACAGACGATACCGGTCAGATCCAATATAGCTACGAAAATGATGAACTCAGACAAATCCAGATCAATGACCCGGAAAGCGGAACGATATACCGGTTCGAAAATGACGAGTTTGGAAATACAAAAGCAACCTATGTCGGGGACAGATGTCTGGTATCACAGACCTACGAGGAAAAAAACGGAAACCTGCTGGCGGAAACGTATGGAAACGGCTATGTCTACCAGTATACATACGATGATATGGATCGGGTGACCGGGATCCGTCTGACAGACCCGTCCGGGGAGGAATACCGGCTGTATGAGTATGCGTATGACCGGGAAGGAAACCTTGCGGTGGTACGGGATATCCGGGAAGAACGGGGAGAAGAAACCATCGAGACCCGATATTTTTATGACCTATCAGGAAGACTTGTCTATTACCGGAACGACCGGGACAACCGTGCGATCGGTGTGACAAGCGGGGAGTGTACGGAAGCAGTATTTTATGATGGCTTAGGCAGGGTTGTTGCAAAGGCACTGGGAAAGATCTTTGAACAGAGGATTCGGTATGGTTACCGGGAAGGGGCAGATGGCAGCCAGTCCGACCAGCTGGAACAGTTTGTGTGGGAAGGTGTGCACATCAATTATCAGTATGATGCGAATGGGAACATTACGCAGATCACAGACGGAAAAGGAAAGATCCAGTACACCTACGATACCCGTAACCAGCTGATCCGGGAAGACCGGGAGGCAGACAGGCAGACGATCACCTATGCGTATGACAAAAATGGCAACCTGTTACGAAAAAACCAATACGAATACCAGCCGGAAGCCACTATGGAGACCTTAGCGTCCGCCACCCCGTCAGAAACAAAGATCTACCGTTATGAAGGAAACTGGAAGGATCAATTGACATCGTATAACGGGGAAACCATTGCGTATGATGCCATGGGGAATCCGACCGTATACCGCGGGATGGAGATGGGCTGGAAGAACAGCAGTGAACTGACAGAGATCGTAAAAGATCAGACAACGATCCGGCACCGCTACGACAAAGAAGGGATGCGTAACCGGAAGTATCTGTCGGATGGGACAACGGTCCTGTACCAGGTACAGGACGGACAGATCATCGGAGAACAGCACCTGCGGGAAGACCAGGAGAAACCGCTGTATGAGATGACCTTCAGCTATGATGCGGATGGAACCCGACGGGAGATGTGA
- a CDS encoding RHS repeat-associated core domain-containing protein: protein MVSYAYDSWGKVTTIEGDQDLGKKNPLRYRGYYWDEETGLYYLASRYYDPEVGRFINADDTGTLEIQKNLYDKNLYAYCDNNPVMRKDETGDIWITAVAIGAGMGLLGQYISDIQNNISSGARGINIFAITSSRRDYLASAVGGGIAAIPGLSLAGTIAVGALGNVVTDSIKKNIKSGKDLVTSAVWGAGASARGIAVSKGVAALKVKKINKMPRAKQKRYINRKLYGNSQANININYHKYMSKPIKQKIAVIENNLRTFKAGIYSTVTSTIAGFFRG, encoded by the coding sequence GTGGTAAGCTATGCATATGACAGCTGGGGAAAGGTAACCACAATCGAAGGTGACCAGGATCTGGGAAAGAAAAACCCGCTCCGCTACCGTGGATATTACTGGGATGAAGAGACAGGGCTGTATTATCTGGCAAGCAGATATTATGACCCGGAGGTTGGACGGTTTATCAATGCGGATGATACAGGGACTTTGGAAATACAAAAAAATTTGTATGATAAAAATCTGTATGCTTATTGCGACAATAATCCAGTAATGAGAAAAGATGAAACGGGTGACATATGGATTACAGCGGTTGCCATTGGAGCTGGAATGGGTCTTCTTGGTCAATATATCAGTGATATCCAGAATAATATTTCTTCTGGAGCAAGAGGAATAAATATATTTGCTATCACTTCTTCTAGAAGGGACTATCTGGCATCGGCTGTTGGAGGAGGTATAGCAGCTATTCCAGGATTGAGCTTAGCTGGTACAATAGCAGTAGGAGCGCTTGGAAATGTTGTAACAGATTCTATAAAGAAAAATATTAAAAGTGGAAAAGATCTTGTTACAAGTGCAGTGTGGGGAGCAGGAGCAAGTGCTAGAGGTATTGCTGTGTCAAAGGGAGTGGCAGCTTTAAAAGTAAAAAAAATCAATAAGATGCCGAGAGCAAAACAAAAAAGATATATAAATAGAAAATTGTATGGAAATTCGCAAGCTAATATTAATATAAACTACCATAAGTATATGTCTAAGCCAATAAAACAAAAAATAGCTGTTATAGAAAATAATTTAAGGACATTCAAGGCAGGGATATATTCAACGGTTACATCAACTATAGCAGGTTTTTTCAGGGGATAA
- a CDS encoding CehA/McbA family metallohydrolase, whose product MYKRLELHNHTNESDAVFTCKELTDFMVADHVDAFALTDHNTISGHYKIENYLKEHPQPIAFIPGMEYTTYYGHILCLNLTEYVPWENINKHKPELLFQAAREKGALVGVAHPYSFGWPFAQGCRFEMTITDYSCCDFIEIFNNPEPLHEVNEKGVKLWEDLVLSGEKLAATCGMDLHGNSSLHGHYSTYILGEPDGDVCHELSDAIHNQRTWVCKGPLLEVHNDGEALTFTIHQTGKPGYEPLAEDDYKITLRTKDQVITCNVSARIPLTSFADHAIIIPMLFEKETIIENLVCTSPVILL is encoded by the coding sequence ATGTATAAGAGACTGGAATTACACAACCATACCAACGAATCTGATGCAGTATTTACCTGCAAAGAACTGACGGATTTTATGGTGGCCGATCACGTGGACGCGTTCGCCCTGACTGATCACAACACCATCTCCGGACATTACAAAATTGAAAATTATCTGAAAGAACATCCACAGCCGATCGCCTTTATCCCTGGCATGGAATATACCACGTACTACGGACATATCCTCTGCCTGAACCTGACCGAGTATGTGCCGTGGGAAAATATCAACAAACACAAACCGGAACTTCTCTTCCAGGCTGCCCGCGAAAAAGGGGCATTGGTCGGTGTCGCTCATCCGTATTCCTTCGGATGGCCGTTCGCACAGGGCTGCCGTTTCGAGATGACAATCACGGATTATTCCTGCTGTGACTTCATCGAGATCTTCAACAACCCGGAACCGCTCCACGAAGTCAATGAAAAGGGCGTAAAACTGTGGGAAGACCTGGTACTCTCTGGTGAGAAACTGGCTGCTACCTGCGGCATGGATCTTCACGGCAACAGCAGCCTGCACGGACATTACTCCACCTATATCCTGGGCGAACCGGACGGCGATGTCTGCCATGAACTCTCCGACGCGATCCACAACCAGCGCACCTGGGTATGCAAGGGACCTCTGCTGGAAGTACATAACGATGGCGAAGCACTCACCTTCACCATCCACCAAACCGGTAAACCGGGCTACGAACCGCTCGCTGAGGACGATTACAAGATCACCCTCCGCACCAAAGATCAGGTTATCACCTGCAACGTCTCCGCCCGGATCCCGCTGACTTCTTTCGCAGACCATGCAATCATCATCCCGATGCTTTTCGAGAAAGAAACCATCATCGAAAACCTCGTCTGCACAAGCCCGGTGATACTTTTGTAA